A genomic window from Halogeometricum borinquense DSM 11551 includes:
- the eif1A gene encoding translation initiation factor eIF-1A produces the protein MSEESSGRRNLRMPSDDELFAVVTQHNGGNHVRVRCQDGKERMGRIPGRMKYRTWINEGDVVLVEPWDWQDEKANIEWRYSEQDAEQLRAEGHID, from the coding sequence ATGAGCGAAGAATCAAGTGGGCGTCGGAACCTCCGAATGCCCAGCGACGACGAACTGTTCGCGGTAGTGACACAACATAACGGTGGAAACCACGTTCGAGTCCGCTGTCAGGACGGCAAAGAGCGTATGGGCCGCATTCCCGGCCGCATGAAGTACCGCACGTGGATCAACGAGGGCGACGTGGTTCTCGTCGAACCGTGGGACTGGCAAGATGAGAAAGCGAACATCGAATGGCGATACAGCGAACAGGACGCAGAACAACTCCGCGCGGAAGGCCACATCGACTGA
- a CDS encoding class I SAM-dependent methyltransferase, with the protein MDSNDVHRRWTARSGAYSPEYYAYYGPNETSELLKETISQHAEPDAAILELGCSSGRHLAHLFDHGYENVSGVEINAEAFDVMDEEYPELSDAGTFYHDAIESVVRKFEDDAFDVVYSVETLQHLHPDAEWVFDELARITETLLITVENEGEHSDAGGTADDEPSVNYVDGEVPLYYRDWNAVFTDVGLTEIESKSMDRDMFRSFTPT; encoded by the coding sequence GTGGATTCTAACGACGTTCACCGACGGTGGACGGCGCGTTCTGGTGCGTACTCGCCGGAGTACTACGCCTATTACGGGCCAAACGAGACGAGCGAGTTACTCAAAGAGACAATTTCACAGCACGCAGAGCCTGACGCCGCCATTCTGGAACTCGGCTGTAGTTCCGGGCGGCACCTCGCGCATCTGTTCGACCACGGCTACGAGAACGTCTCAGGCGTTGAGATAAACGCCGAAGCGTTCGACGTAATGGACGAGGAGTATCCCGAACTTTCCGACGCGGGAACGTTCTACCACGACGCGATCGAGTCCGTTGTCCGCAAGTTCGAAGACGATGCCTTCGACGTTGTGTACTCGGTTGAGACGCTGCAGCACCTCCACCCCGACGCCGAGTGGGTGTTCGACGAACTGGCGCGCATCACCGAGACACTGCTCATTACTGTCGAAAACGAGGGTGAACACTCGGATGCGGGTGGGACAGCGGACGACGAACCGAGTGTCAACTACGTAGACGGCGAGGTCCCACTCTACTACCGCGACTGGAACGCCGTCTTTACTGACGTCGGCCTTACTGAGATCGAATCAAAATCGATGGACCGCGACATGTTCCGGTCGTTCACGCCGACGTAA